The following proteins are co-located in the Pedobacter frigiditerrae genome:
- a CDS encoding L-rhamnose mutarotase, producing MMNFKTFIPLLMLLLFFNSCSQKPETKESNVKRYASVTGLKPEKIAYYKKLHAAVWPAVQKQITASHIKNYSIYLKEIDGKQYLFSYFEYTGNDFNNDMKKMAADTITRRWWQETAPTQIPLPDAASKGETWSSMEEVFHQN from the coding sequence ATGATGAATTTTAAAACATTTATTCCTCTTTTAATGCTTTTGTTATTTTTTAATTCTTGTTCTCAAAAACCAGAAACGAAGGAAAGCAATGTAAAACGTTATGCCTCAGTTACTGGCCTTAAACCCGAAAAAATAGCCTATTATAAAAAATTGCATGCCGCAGTATGGCCAGCTGTACAAAAGCAAATTACGGCAAGTCATATCAAAAACTATTCCATCTATTTAAAGGAAATAGATGGAAAGCAATACCTTTTTAGTTATTTTGAGTACACTGGCAATGATTTTAATAACGACATGAAAAAAATGGCTGCTGATACCATTACACGACGTTGGTGGCAAGAAACAGCCCCAACACAAATTCCATTACCAGATGCTGCCTCAAAGGGAGAAACCTGGAGCTCCATGGAAGAAGTGTTTCATCAAAACTAA
- a CDS encoding sialate O-acetylesterase: MKMILKKEIRKSLPSMILLTALLMSSAYVQAKVKLPSVFSDNMVFQQKTKAAVWGKADPGKTITISTTWSRVRYTSKADENGNWKVMVATPSYGGPYAMTISDGEPLVLMNVLIGEVWICSGQSNMEMPLAGWGKINNYEQEVTAAKYPSIRLLQVDHVTSNVSTNDAQVANLGWKPCIPQYVAEFSSVAYFFAREIYEKKGIPIGLIHTSWGGTPAEAWMSAEALSGFPYFNEQIEALTNNAAGSDVQRMAKWQKTVDQKDKGYVTGKTQWNSKDYDDSTWSTMPIGTAWENSVLPDFDGVVWLRKKVEIPVSLANKDLKISLGTIDDNDITYFNGEKIGETIGYDRQRIYTIPANMVKQGFAEITIRVFDGMGGGGVVAKNEELYLAAGDGTRITLTGDWKYRVGVNLNEVAPAPISGSGSSRPTVLYNKMIHPFLQFAVRGVIWYQGESNADRATQYRTLFPALINDWRRKWNLVDMPFYFVQLANFKKADTVPGPSAWAELRDAQFGALKLKNTGMAVAIDIGDANDIHPKNKQEVGRRLALIALAKTYGTTTNYSGPLYRSHEIMGNKIRIDFDFANGLKKVGSEALQGFTIAGADQKFYNAHAVIVGDHIEVTSENVKLPIAIRYAWADNPNLNLTNNSNLPASPFRTDNWPGITK; the protein is encoded by the coding sequence ATGAAGATGATCTTAAAAAAGGAAATCAGGAAAAGTTTACCCTCAATGATATTGTTGACTGCTTTGCTAATGTCATCAGCCTACGTTCAGGCCAAGGTAAAGCTGCCCTCTGTTTTTAGCGATAACATGGTTTTTCAGCAAAAAACAAAAGCAGCGGTTTGGGGTAAGGCTGATCCTGGAAAAACGATCACAATCAGTACCACATGGAGCCGCGTACGTTATACCTCAAAGGCAGATGAAAATGGGAACTGGAAGGTCATGGTGGCAACACCATCTTATGGCGGTCCTTATGCAATGACGATTTCTGATGGAGAGCCCTTGGTATTGATGAATGTGCTGATAGGAGAAGTTTGGATATGTTCAGGACAATCTAACATGGAGATGCCCTTGGCAGGATGGGGAAAGATCAATAATTATGAGCAGGAAGTTACAGCAGCCAAATATCCATCAATAAGGTTACTTCAGGTTGATCATGTGACCAGTAATGTTTCTACCAATGATGCCCAAGTGGCCAATTTAGGATGGAAGCCCTGTATCCCTCAATATGTGGCAGAGTTCTCGTCTGTTGCCTATTTTTTTGCCAGGGAAATATATGAAAAGAAAGGGATTCCAATTGGGTTGATCCACACCTCTTGGGGCGGCACGCCGGCAGAAGCATGGATGAGTGCTGAGGCATTGAGCGGGTTTCCTTATTTTAATGAACAAATAGAAGCGTTAACAAATAACGCTGCGGGAAGTGATGTTCAGCGAATGGCAAAATGGCAAAAAACAGTTGATCAAAAGGATAAAGGCTATGTTACGGGTAAAACGCAATGGAATTCAAAAGACTATGATGATTCTACTTGGTCTACAATGCCTATCGGCACAGCTTGGGAGAACTCGGTATTACCAGATTTTGATGGGGTGGTTTGGTTAAGAAAGAAGGTGGAAATTCCGGTATCTTTAGCCAATAAAGATTTAAAGATCAGTTTAGGTACAATTGATGATAATGACATCACTTATTTTAATGGAGAAAAAATAGGCGAAACAATAGGCTATGATCGCCAACGCATCTATACCATACCCGCAAATATGGTAAAACAAGGTTTTGCAGAAATTACCATTAGGGTTTTTGATGGCATGGGTGGTGGTGGTGTGGTTGCTAAAAATGAAGAACTTTATTTAGCTGCTGGAGATGGTACTCGTATAACGTTAACAGGCGATTGGAAATACAGAGTGGGAGTTAATCTTAATGAAGTAGCACCTGCGCCAATTTCCGGTTCAGGTTCGAGCAGGCCAACAGTTTTGTATAACAAGATGATTCATCCGTTTTTACAGTTCGCAGTACGTGGGGTAATATGGTATCAAGGAGAAAGCAATGCTGATCGGGCAACGCAATATAGAACGTTGTTTCCAGCGTTGATTAACGATTGGAGAAGGAAATGGAATTTGGTAGATATGCCTTTCTATTTTGTGCAATTGGCTAACTTTAAAAAGGCAGACACTGTTCCAGGCCCTTCGGCATGGGCCGAATTAAGGGATGCTCAATTTGGTGCCTTGAAACTGAAAAATACGGGGATGGCAGTAGCCATAGATATTGGCGATGCCAACGATATTCATCCAAAAAACAAACAAGAAGTTGGTCGCAGGCTTGCCTTAATTGCATTGGCTAAAACTTATGGAACAACCACAAATTATTCAGGGCCACTGTATCGCTCTCATGAAATAATGGGTAATAAAATTAGAATAGATTTTGATTTCGCCAATGGACTTAAGAAAGTTGGTAGTGAGGCTTTGCAAGGTTTTACCATTGCTGGAGCAGATCAAAAGTTCTATAACGCTCATGCGGTTATTGTTGGAGACCATATAGAAGTTACTTCAGAAAATGTGAAACTACCAATTGCCATTAGGTATGCATGGGCAGATAATCCAAACCTTAACCTAACCAACAACTCTAATTTGCCAGCTTCACCATTTAGAACGGATAACTGGCCAGGGATTACCAAATAA
- a CDS encoding alpha-L-fucosidase yields the protein MKKTLIGLLFLILASNYCGAQTLLPATSPNLAQAAMIKRGYGMFIHFGINTFNETEWSDGTLPGSSYNPTKLDPDQWVRTARDAGFRYVLLVTKHHDGFCLWDSKYTDYDVASSPVKNDVVKEVATACKKYGIQFAIYYSLWDRHEPSYNDKNPQKYIDYMLNQLTELFTNYGPIGELWLDGGWDRKPEDWGIDQVYKLVKKYNQACAVSVNQTIVNEEGKRNYTLPANMTMDNKYFFQYFPSDFRLWDPKMITRFDKKQYLHQGKSYYLPFEHTICISKSWNWFEKKEELPVRDLDELEELFYWSTYNDNCLVVNVPPDQTGKIREYTANTIISLGKRLNLSLNKPLPKNGNFISINMPVTATSTWVDKDNQFAGNAINDGKFDTRWASADLMASVEIDLDPNEAFNKISIFEYQDIKDQKDGFSQVRISRIQKYSVAIMKNGEWQTIYLSDEPIGDYKVIRFPIQYKTNKLQFKVLKASAPPSIYELSVINMPINN from the coding sequence ATGAAAAAGACACTAATTGGTTTACTCTTTTTAATACTGGCATCTAATTATTGCGGCGCACAAACATTATTGCCTGCAACTTCGCCAAATTTGGCGCAGGCAGCCATGATCAAACGTGGATACGGGATGTTTATTCACTTCGGCATCAATACCTTTAATGAAACAGAATGGTCTGATGGAACTTTACCAGGAAGTTCTTATAACCCCACAAAGCTCGATCCCGACCAATGGGTACGTACAGCAAGAGACGCAGGTTTTAGGTATGTGCTATTGGTAACCAAACACCATGATGGCTTTTGCCTATGGGATAGTAAATATACCGATTATGATGTGGCCTCTTCTCCAGTAAAAAATGATGTGGTTAAAGAAGTTGCAACAGCTTGTAAAAAGTACGGTATCCAATTTGCCATTTATTACTCTTTATGGGATAGGCACGAACCATCTTATAACGATAAAAACCCTCAAAAATATATCGATTACATGTTAAACCAATTGACTGAACTTTTCACTAATTATGGACCAATAGGTGAACTTTGGTTAGATGGGGGCTGGGACCGTAAGCCAGAAGATTGGGGCATAGATCAAGTTTATAAATTAGTAAAAAAATACAATCAAGCATGCGCTGTAAGTGTTAACCAAACCATTGTAAACGAAGAAGGCAAACGTAATTATACTTTACCTGCTAACATGACTATGGATAATAAATACTTTTTCCAATATTTCCCTTCTGATTTTCGGTTATGGGACCCAAAAATGATTACAAGATTTGACAAAAAACAATATCTGCATCAAGGAAAATCATACTACCTACCATTTGAACACACCATTTGTATCAGCAAAAGTTGGAACTGGTTCGAGAAAAAAGAAGAGTTGCCTGTAAGGGATTTGGATGAGCTGGAAGAACTTTTTTATTGGAGTACTTATAATGATAATTGCCTAGTGGTAAACGTACCACCAGATCAAACAGGAAAAATACGTGAGTATACGGCCAATACCATTATCAGTTTAGGTAAACGACTTAATTTATCACTTAACAAGCCTCTCCCAAAAAATGGTAATTTTATATCAATTAACATGCCGGTAACAGCTACTAGTACTTGGGTGGATAAAGACAATCAATTTGCCGGTAATGCCATAAACGATGGGAAATTTGACACCCGGTGGGCTTCGGCTGATCTAATGGCGAGTGTTGAAATAGATCTTGATCCAAATGAGGCATTTAATAAAATCAGCATTTTCGAATATCAGGATATCAAGGATCAAAAAGATGGTTTCTCTCAAGTTAGGATTTCACGTATTCAAAAATACAGTGTAGCTATCATGAAGAATGGCGAATGGCAAACCATCTATCTTTCAGACGAACCCATAGGCGATTATAAAGTGATCCGTTTTCCTATTCAGTATAAAACCAATAAACTCCAATTTAAGGTGTTAAAGGCATCTGCACCACCTTCCATATACGAATTAAGTGTAATTAATATGCCGATAAATAATTAA
- a CDS encoding alpha-galactosidase, with translation MFKLRSKIKIVSLTFLLLTFVYGKIKAQTKTIPIETQNNALVLTANQKDGLKIIYFGKKLANQSEYNNISAMYKGNDYSSMLNNAYTPSGGKNLVEPAISVVHTDGNTSLELQYIKHDLQKIDENVAVLNVTLKDPVYDFTVTLHYKTFFKEDMIEQWSTIQHKEKGNVTLQKFASANLCLKADAYWLNQYHGDWAREMQPEESKLTHGIKTIDSKLGTRANLFQPSVFMVSLNQPATETEGSVFYGALAYSGNFKIDLELDYLDNLRIIAGMNNYASVYTLKADEVFTTPPFLFTLSNQGKGKASRQMQDWARKYKLLDGRGNRLTLLNNWEATYFDFNESKLSSLLKDTKKLGVDLFLLDDGWFANKYPRNNDHTGLGDWQENREKLPNGIASLVKEAEATGVKFGIWLEPEMVSPKSELYEKHPDWVIKQAGRDEFYFRNQLVLDLSNPKVQDFVYNTIDGMLQKNPKLAYIKWDCNAVIYNAYSSYQKNQQHFYIEYVRGLYKILERVRAKYTLPMMLCSGGGGRVDYAALQYFTEFWPSDNTDPLERIFMQWEYSYFYPAISTSNHVTDWGKQPIKFRTDVAMMGKLGFDIVVSKLPEKDLQFCKDAVTLYNGIKSIIWNGDQYRLSNPRTENVASVLYIDSLQNNGVIFNYLVNNRYEEGSKKPIKIAGLATDKKYQIREVNVYPGEKTTIDETKIYSGDFLMNIGLNPNVSAGRASVILKIETVN, from the coding sequence ATGTTTAAACTAAGATCCAAAATTAAAATAGTTAGCCTTACTTTTTTACTATTAACTTTCGTTTATGGGAAAATCAAGGCCCAAACGAAAACTATTCCTATTGAAACCCAAAATAATGCCCTTGTTTTAACTGCTAACCAAAAGGATGGGCTAAAGATTATTTATTTTGGGAAAAAGCTGGCCAATCAGAGCGAATACAACAATATTTCGGCAATGTACAAAGGCAACGATTATAGTTCTATGTTGAATAATGCATATACACCATCAGGTGGGAAAAACCTAGTAGAGCCTGCTATTTCTGTAGTTCATACCGATGGAAATACTTCATTGGAGCTTCAATATATAAAGCATGACTTGCAAAAAATAGATGAAAATGTTGCTGTGTTAAATGTAACACTTAAAGATCCCGTTTATGATTTTACGGTAACCTTGCACTATAAAACTTTTTTTAAGGAAGACATGATAGAGCAGTGGAGCACCATTCAACATAAAGAAAAAGGAAATGTAACCTTGCAAAAATTTGCCTCGGCAAATCTATGCCTCAAGGCCGATGCTTATTGGTTGAACCAATATCATGGCGATTGGGCAAGGGAAATGCAACCGGAGGAATCTAAGCTTACCCATGGTATTAAAACTATAGACAGTAAACTGGGAACAAGGGCAAATCTTTTTCAACCTTCTGTTTTTATGGTCTCACTAAATCAGCCCGCAACAGAAACTGAAGGCAGCGTTTTTTATGGTGCTTTAGCATATAGTGGTAATTTTAAAATAGACCTTGAACTCGATTATTTGGATAACCTGAGAATTATTGCAGGCATGAATAATTACGCCTCTGTATATACGCTTAAGGCCGACGAAGTTTTTACAACACCACCATTTCTTTTTACGCTTTCTAATCAAGGTAAGGGAAAGGCGAGTAGGCAAATGCAAGATTGGGCCAGAAAATATAAATTATTAGATGGCAGAGGCAATCGTTTAACGCTATTAAATAACTGGGAAGCAACTTATTTTGATTTTAACGAAAGTAAATTATCATCTCTGTTAAAGGATACCAAAAAACTGGGTGTTGATCTTTTTCTTTTGGATGATGGCTGGTTTGCCAATAAATACCCTAGAAATAACGACCATACCGGATTGGGTGATTGGCAGGAGAACCGAGAAAAATTACCTAATGGAATAGCTTCATTGGTTAAAGAAGCAGAAGCTACGGGTGTTAAATTTGGAATTTGGCTAGAACCTGAAATGGTAAGTCCTAAAAGTGAACTGTATGAAAAACATCCTGATTGGGTGATTAAACAAGCTGGCAGAGATGAATTTTATTTCAGAAATCAGTTGGTGCTAGATTTGAGCAATCCAAAAGTGCAAGATTTTGTATATAATACCATTGATGGTATGCTTCAAAAAAATCCTAAACTGGCTTATATCAAATGGGATTGCAATGCAGTTATCTATAATGCCTATTCTAGCTATCAAAAAAATCAGCAACACTTTTATATCGAATATGTTAGGGGGCTTTATAAGATTCTAGAACGTGTACGAGCTAAATATACGCTCCCAATGATGTTGTGTTCTGGTGGTGGGGGAAGGGTAGATTATGCGGCTTTACAATATTTTACAGAGTTTTGGCCAAGTGATAATACAGATCCCTTAGAACGCATTTTCATGCAATGGGAGTATTCGTATTTTTATCCTGCCATTAGCACTTCTAACCATGTTACCGACTGGGGCAAACAACCCATTAAGTTTAGAACAGATGTAGCCATGATGGGTAAGCTGGGCTTTGATATAGTGGTAAGTAAATTGCCAGAAAAAGACCTTCAGTTTTGCAAGGATGCAGTTACACTTTATAATGGCATAAAGTCTATTATCTGGAATGGGGATCAGTACCGTTTATCTAATCCAAGAACTGAAAATGTTGCTTCAGTTTTATACATCGATTCTTTACAGAATAATGGCGTTATTTTTAATTATCTTGTTAATAACAGGTATGAAGAAGGGAGCAAAAAACCGATTAAAATAGCGGGTTTAGCTACTGATAAAAAGTATCAGATAAGAGAAGTTAACGTTTACCCTGGCGAAAAAACAACGATTGATGAAACAAAGATTTATAGTGGCGATTTTTTGATGAACATTGGTCTGAATCCCAATGTAAGTGCAGGTAGGGCAAGCGTAATTTTAAAAATTGAAACCGTAAATTAA
- a CDS encoding sodium:solute symporter, translating to MISTTDIVITIGYILFIVTIGLWAGTRKKKSEKTSSGDYFLAGKTLKWPMIGLALFATNISCLHLVSLAQSGFDSGLLNGNFEWMAAFTLILLAVFFIPFYIRSGVTTLPDFLERRYNRACRDWLAFISIISAIIIHIAFSFLAGGIVLETLFGINMYISIITIAALTGLYTIIGGLRAVVVTETIQSVVLIAGAIIITIFSWNKLGGWENLTTVLQQHDSMDKLSMIRPIGDESGMSWISIFLGYPILGIWYWCADQTIVQRALGAKDEDQAKAGVLFCGFIKILPVFIFVLPGLFAYALYKSNLMDLSGLQTVVDGKTVINTKGIYTLMITQLLPSGLIGILVAALLSGLMSQIAGALNSIATLSSYDLYKRFKPATSDQKLVTVGRWSAAIALLVSIGLLPLLNQYTSLFEGINDIIAHIAPPITCVFLLGVFWKKASGKAAQYTLWLGSFLGVVVFAINKLNPDTLIGKIPFMMMAFYLFIACVIIQVSCSYIYPVVHTEQSKKLYWNSFWEPLQVKGWTGFGNYKFLSALLLTIMVVLYSYFK from the coding sequence ATGATAAGTACAACTGATATTGTGATAACCATTGGCTACATTCTTTTTATTGTAACTATTGGTTTATGGGCTGGTACCCGTAAAAAGAAAAGTGAAAAAACCAGTAGTGGCGACTATTTCTTAGCCGGAAAAACACTTAAATGGCCAATGATAGGCCTTGCACTTTTTGCCACCAATATTTCTTGTCTACACTTGGTAAGCTTGGCACAAAGTGGATTTGATTCTGGACTGCTTAATGGAAACTTTGAGTGGATGGCGGCATTTACCTTGATCTTGTTGGCTGTTTTTTTTATTCCTTTTTATATTCGCTCTGGCGTTACCACTTTGCCCGATTTTTTAGAACGACGTTATAATAGGGCCTGTAGAGACTGGTTGGCATTCATTTCTATCATCTCTGCAATTATCATCCATATTGCTTTTTCTTTTTTGGCTGGCGGTATTGTACTCGAAACGCTCTTTGGGATTAACATGTACATCAGTATCATTACCATAGCTGCTTTAACTGGGCTTTATACCATTATTGGCGGATTACGTGCAGTTGTGGTTACGGAAACCATTCAAAGCGTGGTTTTAATAGCAGGAGCTATTATCATTACTATCTTTTCATGGAATAAATTGGGTGGCTGGGAAAACCTGACCACTGTTTTGCAGCAGCATGATTCCATGGATAAGCTAAGCATGATCAGGCCAATTGGGGATGAAAGCGGCATGAGCTGGATTTCTATATTTTTAGGCTATCCGATTTTGGGGATATGGTATTGGTGTGCCGATCAAACTATTGTACAAAGAGCATTAGGGGCAAAAGATGAAGACCAAGCAAAAGCAGGCGTACTTTTTTGCGGTTTCATAAAAATTTTACCTGTATTTATTTTCGTATTACCTGGCTTATTTGCCTATGCCTTGTACAAAAGCAATTTAATGGATTTATCAGGCCTACAAACCGTAGTTGATGGCAAAACCGTTATAAATACAAAAGGGATTTATACCTTGATGATTACCCAATTACTACCATCGGGCTTGATTGGCATTTTGGTGGCAGCCTTGCTTTCTGGCCTGATGAGCCAAATTGCAGGTGCATTAAACTCTATTGCTACTTTAAGCAGTTACGATCTGTACAAAAGATTTAAGCCTGCAACTTCCGATCAAAAATTGGTAACCGTTGGTCGATGGTCTGCTGCCATAGCCTTACTTGTATCCATTGGCCTATTGCCGCTATTAAATCAATACACAAGTCTTTTCGAGGGCATAAATGATATCATTGCACACATTGCCCCTCCTATTACCTGTGTATTTTTACTAGGCGTATTCTGGAAAAAGGCATCAGGAAAAGCAGCTCAATATACCCTTTGGCTAGGTTCATTTTTAGGTGTTGTTGTTTTTGCCATTAACAAACTTAATCCAGACACATTAATAGGCAAAATTCCCTTTATGATGATGGCCTTTTATCTTTTTATTGCCTGTGTGATCATACAAGTTTCTTGTTCTTACATTTATCCTGTAGTACATACAGAACAAAGCAAAAAGCTATACTGGAACTCCTTCTGGGAGCCGCTACAGGTTAAAGGTTGGACAGGTTTTGGTAACTACAAATTTTTATCGGCATTGCTTTTAACCATTATGGTGGTGCTATACAGCTACTTTAAATAA
- a CDS encoding SDR family NAD(P)-dependent oxidoreductase, producing the protein MIKTVLITITSSGFGKTTAKLFAFYGWNVIAAMHFTESGEELNRLGNVLITRLDLEDPYAIQSAVKAGIERFGSIDAFVNNAGHDLIQPFELATQEHINKQYEVNVSGLMDVTHAVLPYLSNNGSGTIINVSLLGGIVALPYGSLYKRMPGKGWTYIDAKT; encoded by the coding sequence ATGATAAAGACAGTATTGATAACGATTACTTCTTCTGGTTTTGGCAAAACAACTGCAAAGTTATTTGCATTTTATGGTTGGAATGTGATTGCTGCGATGCATTTTACAGAAAGTGGAGAAGAATTAAATCGATTGGGAAATGTATTGATCACTCGTCTTGATCTAGAAGACCCTTATGCTATTCAAAGTGCTGTTAAGGCTGGTATAGAACGCTTTGGTAGCATAGATGCCTTTGTGAATAACGCAGGTCATGATTTGATACAACCATTTGAATTGGCAACCCAAGAGCACATCAATAAGCAGTATGAAGTTAATGTTTCAGGTTTAATGGATGTTACGCATGCTGTATTACCTTACTTGAGTAACAACGGTAGTGGTACCATCATTAATGTTTCTTTATTAGGGGGTATTGTTGCCTTGCCTTATGGTAGCCTTTACAAGCGAATGCCTGGAAAGGGCTGGACATATATTGATGCTAAAACTTGA